In a single window of the Rhopalosiphum padi isolate XX-2018 chromosome 1, ASM2088224v1, whole genome shotgun sequence genome:
- the LOC132929563 gene encoding uncharacterized protein LOC132929563 isoform X2 has translation MALVTNIDGPNLLDESNGNSCENEVDEDLEDGEIFDEEDDTEMGESIEQNTVLKASKENRIGEGAKEKEFEPPWEMEQRPQQSSHQQMIHTPLHKNFSGFNNSRPRDRFPRNKGALMKRDVSYQMDDDRPRRKRRRFDQSDEKEQPMLRNNQNGLFNRRKNNETPMEPIETGNDEEMSYVRGTNSPDISNFESFPQEFENEEEFRPLNNFGRRGRGRRGGGGNDMDRRNRGMPMKRRMIAGSGMKNKRSEDEEKVCQYFLQGKCLKENNCTYSHQQPNGRKMELCKFYLMDCCSKEDRCTFMHSEFPCKYYHTGMKCYSGVNCRFSHAKLDEEQRKKLLKSFGKLRYDPPEYENENEDFKNNFEEEPKPPPVTEINFISKNDKSKIPSLLEMQIPVPPELKSTDKNTDEDLEANNNNNNSSTPMPSPSRDEPMVDDTFEINDVEPVSNMLQNNRPIYKPRKYQKHKDNKERQKHEKEMKKKQREERHEEKRIEKNRQRKEDLSIQTNDHPLLDDLSDDDEFNDLVIDEEKFQSDVVKDQLLPKKQKELLKRIQVHQKYYNETDMSEDRYSQEEHYSSDVSENSVSTPINNKLNNLQNEEKEQSPTNSLSKSNSSKVEQVNLDKITISDDMAKLLNTIKACVDKSTIDQPSPFHLPALEQPYNFEETIQEKKNIIEESPASPTANDSCAVELGKSDVDLRQLPFQFPVAAATEIDASLDSHPPMKYHMSPAQVSVPDYSKIPPTMGIDDPRLRRSITAARDPMFIQNAPSAVSAVTVRPAAVTQKSAPRDPRKPQQDVNTCASAIRAPLLPTPNPLQPRPMDSDMRHMPPPIMCPQMMAVPNDPRRKPMVPGDPRQRHRFDVDQRINNINYF, from the exons ATGGCCCTTGTCACCAATATTGACGGGCCAAATTTACTCGATGAAAG taatggtAATAGTTGCGAAAATGAGGTTGATGAAGACCTTGAGGATGGAGAGATTTTTGATGAAGAAGATGATACTGAAATGGGTGAATCAATTGAACAAAATACAGTGCTTAAAGCATCTAAAGAAAATCGTATTGGAGAGGGTGCAAAAGAAAAAGAATTTGAACCTCCATGGGAAATG GAACAGAGACCTCAACAGTCGTCCCATCAACAAATGATACACACTcctttacataaaaatttttctGGATTTAATAATAGTAGACCCAGAGATAGATTCCCTAGAAATAAAGGGGCTTTAATGAAAAGAGATGTTAGCTATCAAATGGATGATGATAGGCCTAGACGTAAAAGACGTAGATTTGATCAGAGTGATGAAAAAGAACAACCCATGTTGAGAAATAATCAAAAT ggCTTATTtaatagaagaaaaaataatgagACACCAATGGAACCTATTGAGACTGGTAATGATGAAGAAATGTCATATGTAAGAGGAACCAATAGTCCTGACATATCCAATTTTGAGTCATTTCCACAAGAATTTG aaaatgaaGAAGAATTTCGTCCTTTGAACAACTTTGGCCGCAGAGGTAGAGGAAGACGAGGCGGTGGTGGCAACGATATGGATAGACGCAATAGAGGTATGCCTATGAAAAGACGAATGATTGCAGGTTCAGGCATGAAAAATAAACGATCTGAAGATGAAGAAAAAGTTTGTCAATATTTTCTTCAAGGAAAATGTCTTAAG gaaaataattgtacttattcTCATCAACAACCAAATGGTCGCAAAATGGAACTgtgcaaattttatttaatggattgTTGTAGTAAAGAGGATAGGTGTACATTTATGCATAGCGAGTTTCcttgtaaatattatcatactggTATGAAATGCTATTCAGGTGTAAATTGTCGGTTTAGCCATGCCAAACTTGATGAagaacaaagaaaaaaattattgaag tctttTGGAAAATTACGTTACGATCCACCAGagtatgaaaatgaaaatgaagattttaag AACAATTTTGAAGAAGAACCAAAACCACCACCAGttacagaaattaattttatatctaaaaatgatAAGAGCAAAATTCCATCATTATTGGAAATGCAAATACCTGTACCTCCTGAATTAAAAAGCACTGACAAAAACACAGATGAAgatttag aggctaataataataacaataacagtaGTACACCAATGCCATCACCTTCTCGAGACGAGCCTATGGTTGATGACACTTT TGAAATTAATGATGTTGAACCAGTATCAAATATGCTTCAAAATAATCGTCCAATATATAAACCTAggaaatatcaaaaacataaagATAATAAAGAACGACAAAAACATGAAAAGGAAATGAAGAAGAAACAAAGAGAAGAAAGACATGAAGAAAAAAGAATAGAAAAAAACCGACAACGTAAAGAAGACTTATCGATACAGACCAATGATCATCCTTTATTAGATGATCTAAGCGATGATGATGAATTTAATg atCTTGTTATTGATGAAGAAAAATTCCAAAGTGATGTAGTAAAAGATCAATTGTTACCAAAAAAACAGAAAGAACTTTTAAAACGAATTCAAGTCCatcaaaaatat tataatgaAACAGATATGAGTGAAGATCGCTATAGTCAAGAGGAACATTATTCGAGTGATGTTTCAGAAAATTCAGTTTCTActcctattaataataaattaaataatttacaaaatgaagAAAAAGAACAGTCACCAACAAATTCTCTATCAAAGTCAAACTCATCAAAAGTTGAACAA gtTAATCttgataaaattactataagtgATGATATGGCTAAACTCCTGAATACCATAAAAGCATGCGTAGATAAATCAACAATAGACCAACCTTCTCCATTTCATTTACCAGCATTGGAACAACCATATAATTTTGAAGAAACTATTCAAGAAAA aaaaaatataattgaagaaTCTCCTGCTAGCCCTACTGCTAATGATAGTTGTGCTGTGGAATTAGGAAAATCAGATGTAGATCTAAGACAACTGCCATTCCAATTCCCAGTAGCAGCAGCTACAGAGATAGACGCTTCTCTTGATAGTCATCCGCCAATGAAATATCATATGTCTCCAGCCCAAGTTTCTGTACCTGACTATTCTAAAATTCCACCTacg atggGAATTGACGATCCACGACTTAGACGTAGCATAACAGCAGCAAGGGATCCAATGTTTATTCAAAATGCCCCTTCTGCTGTTAGTGCGGTTACTGTTAGACCAGCAGCAGTGACCCAAAAAAGTGCTCCTCGTGATCCTAGAAAACCACAACAAGATGTTAACACTTGTGCATCAGCTATTCGTGCTCCACTTCTACCAACACCTAACCCACTACAACCACGCCCTATGGATAGTGATATGAGGCATATGCCACCACCTATAATGTGTCCACAAATGATGGCAGTACCAAATGATCCACGCAGGAAACCAATGGTTCCTGGAGATCCTAGGCAAAGACATCGTTTTGACGTAGaccaaagaataaataatataaattatttttaa
- the LOC132929563 gene encoding uncharacterized protein LOC132929563 isoform X4, translating to MHNGNSCENEVDEDLEDGEIFDEEDDTEMGESIEQNTVLKASKENRIGEGAKEKEFEPPWEMEQRPQQSSHQQMIHTPLHKNFSGFNNSRPRDRFPRNKGALMKRDVSYQMDDDRPRRKRRRFDQSDEKEQPMLRNNQNGLFNRRKNNETPMEPIETGNDEEMSYVRGTNSPDISNFESFPQEFENEEEFRPLNNFGRRGRGRRGGGGNDMDRRNRGMPMKRRMIAGSGMKNKRSEDEEKVCQYFLQGKCLKENNCTYSHQQPNGRKMELCKFYLMDCCSKEDRCTFMHSEFPCKYYHTGMKCYSGVNCRFSHAKLDEEQRKKLLKSFGKLRYDPPEYENENEDFKNNFEEEPKPPPVTEINFISKNDKSKIPSLLEMQIPVPPELKSTDKNTDEDLEANNNNNNSSTPMPSPSRDEPMVDDTFEINDVEPVSNMLQNNRPIYKPRKYQKHKDNKERQKHEKEMKKKQREERHEEKRIEKNRQRKEDLSIQTNDHPLLDDLSDDDEFNDLVIDEEKFQSDVVKDQLLPKKQKELLKRIQVHQKYYNETDMSEDRYSQEEHYSSDVSENSVSTPINNKLNNLQNEEKEQSPTNSLSKSNSSKVEQVNLDKITISDDMAKLLNTIKACVDKSTIDQPSPFHLPALEQPYNFEETIQEKKNIIEESPASPTANDSCAVELGKSDVDLRQLPFQFPVAAATEIDASLDSHPPMKYHMSPAQVSVPDYSKIPPTMGIDDPRLRRSITAARDPMFIQNAPSAVSAVTVRPAAVTQKSAPRDPRKPQQDVNTCASAIRAPLLPTPNPLQPRPMDSDMRHMPPPIMCPQMMAVPNDPRRKPMVPGDPRQRHRFDVDQRINNINYF from the exons ATGCA taatggtAATAGTTGCGAAAATGAGGTTGATGAAGACCTTGAGGATGGAGAGATTTTTGATGAAGAAGATGATACTGAAATGGGTGAATCAATTGAACAAAATACAGTGCTTAAAGCATCTAAAGAAAATCGTATTGGAGAGGGTGCAAAAGAAAAAGAATTTGAACCTCCATGGGAAATG GAACAGAGACCTCAACAGTCGTCCCATCAACAAATGATACACACTcctttacataaaaatttttctGGATTTAATAATAGTAGACCCAGAGATAGATTCCCTAGAAATAAAGGGGCTTTAATGAAAAGAGATGTTAGCTATCAAATGGATGATGATAGGCCTAGACGTAAAAGACGTAGATTTGATCAGAGTGATGAAAAAGAACAACCCATGTTGAGAAATAATCAAAAT ggCTTATTtaatagaagaaaaaataatgagACACCAATGGAACCTATTGAGACTGGTAATGATGAAGAAATGTCATATGTAAGAGGAACCAATAGTCCTGACATATCCAATTTTGAGTCATTTCCACAAGAATTTG aaaatgaaGAAGAATTTCGTCCTTTGAACAACTTTGGCCGCAGAGGTAGAGGAAGACGAGGCGGTGGTGGCAACGATATGGATAGACGCAATAGAGGTATGCCTATGAAAAGACGAATGATTGCAGGTTCAGGCATGAAAAATAAACGATCTGAAGATGAAGAAAAAGTTTGTCAATATTTTCTTCAAGGAAAATGTCTTAAG gaaaataattgtacttattcTCATCAACAACCAAATGGTCGCAAAATGGAACTgtgcaaattttatttaatggattgTTGTAGTAAAGAGGATAGGTGTACATTTATGCATAGCGAGTTTCcttgtaaatattatcatactggTATGAAATGCTATTCAGGTGTAAATTGTCGGTTTAGCCATGCCAAACTTGATGAagaacaaagaaaaaaattattgaag tctttTGGAAAATTACGTTACGATCCACCAGagtatgaaaatgaaaatgaagattttaag AACAATTTTGAAGAAGAACCAAAACCACCACCAGttacagaaattaattttatatctaaaaatgatAAGAGCAAAATTCCATCATTATTGGAAATGCAAATACCTGTACCTCCTGAATTAAAAAGCACTGACAAAAACACAGATGAAgatttag aggctaataataataacaataacagtaGTACACCAATGCCATCACCTTCTCGAGACGAGCCTATGGTTGATGACACTTT TGAAATTAATGATGTTGAACCAGTATCAAATATGCTTCAAAATAATCGTCCAATATATAAACCTAggaaatatcaaaaacataaagATAATAAAGAACGACAAAAACATGAAAAGGAAATGAAGAAGAAACAAAGAGAAGAAAGACATGAAGAAAAAAGAATAGAAAAAAACCGACAACGTAAAGAAGACTTATCGATACAGACCAATGATCATCCTTTATTAGATGATCTAAGCGATGATGATGAATTTAATg atCTTGTTATTGATGAAGAAAAATTCCAAAGTGATGTAGTAAAAGATCAATTGTTACCAAAAAAACAGAAAGAACTTTTAAAACGAATTCAAGTCCatcaaaaatat tataatgaAACAGATATGAGTGAAGATCGCTATAGTCAAGAGGAACATTATTCGAGTGATGTTTCAGAAAATTCAGTTTCTActcctattaataataaattaaataatttacaaaatgaagAAAAAGAACAGTCACCAACAAATTCTCTATCAAAGTCAAACTCATCAAAAGTTGAACAA gtTAATCttgataaaattactataagtgATGATATGGCTAAACTCCTGAATACCATAAAAGCATGCGTAGATAAATCAACAATAGACCAACCTTCTCCATTTCATTTACCAGCATTGGAACAACCATATAATTTTGAAGAAACTATTCAAGAAAA aaaaaatataattgaagaaTCTCCTGCTAGCCCTACTGCTAATGATAGTTGTGCTGTGGAATTAGGAAAATCAGATGTAGATCTAAGACAACTGCCATTCCAATTCCCAGTAGCAGCAGCTACAGAGATAGACGCTTCTCTTGATAGTCATCCGCCAATGAAATATCATATGTCTCCAGCCCAAGTTTCTGTACCTGACTATTCTAAAATTCCACCTacg atggGAATTGACGATCCACGACTTAGACGTAGCATAACAGCAGCAAGGGATCCAATGTTTATTCAAAATGCCCCTTCTGCTGTTAGTGCGGTTACTGTTAGACCAGCAGCAGTGACCCAAAAAAGTGCTCCTCGTGATCCTAGAAAACCACAACAAGATGTTAACACTTGTGCATCAGCTATTCGTGCTCCACTTCTACCAACACCTAACCCACTACAACCACGCCCTATGGATAGTGATATGAGGCATATGCCACCACCTATAATGTGTCCACAAATGATGGCAGTACCAAATGATCCACGCAGGAAACCAATGGTTCCTGGAGATCCTAGGCAAAGACATCGTTTTGACGTAGaccaaagaataaataatataaattatttttaa
- the LOC132929563 gene encoding uncharacterized protein LOC132929563 isoform X3, which yields MVLDQQIVLSNGNSCENEVDEDLEDGEIFDEEDDTEMGESIEQNTVLKASKENRIGEGAKEKEFEPPWEMEQRPQQSSHQQMIHTPLHKNFSGFNNSRPRDRFPRNKGALMKRDVSYQMDDDRPRRKRRRFDQSDEKEQPMLRNNQNGLFNRRKNNETPMEPIETGNDEEMSYVRGTNSPDISNFESFPQEFENEEEFRPLNNFGRRGRGRRGGGGNDMDRRNRGMPMKRRMIAGSGMKNKRSEDEEKVCQYFLQGKCLKENNCTYSHQQPNGRKMELCKFYLMDCCSKEDRCTFMHSEFPCKYYHTGMKCYSGVNCRFSHAKLDEEQRKKLLKSFGKLRYDPPEYENENEDFKNNFEEEPKPPPVTEINFISKNDKSKIPSLLEMQIPVPPELKSTDKNTDEDLEANNNNNNSSTPMPSPSRDEPMVDDTFEINDVEPVSNMLQNNRPIYKPRKYQKHKDNKERQKHEKEMKKKQREERHEEKRIEKNRQRKEDLSIQTNDHPLLDDLSDDDEFNDLVIDEEKFQSDVVKDQLLPKKQKELLKRIQVHQKYYNETDMSEDRYSQEEHYSSDVSENSVSTPINNKLNNLQNEEKEQSPTNSLSKSNSSKVEQVNLDKITISDDMAKLLNTIKACVDKSTIDQPSPFHLPALEQPYNFEETIQEKKNIIEESPASPTANDSCAVELGKSDVDLRQLPFQFPVAAATEIDASLDSHPPMKYHMSPAQVSVPDYSKIPPTMGIDDPRLRRSITAARDPMFIQNAPSAVSAVTVRPAAVTQKSAPRDPRKPQQDVNTCASAIRAPLLPTPNPLQPRPMDSDMRHMPPPIMCPQMMAVPNDPRRKPMVPGDPRQRHRFDVDQRINNINYF from the exons ATGGTACTAGACCAACAAATTGTTCTAAG taatggtAATAGTTGCGAAAATGAGGTTGATGAAGACCTTGAGGATGGAGAGATTTTTGATGAAGAAGATGATACTGAAATGGGTGAATCAATTGAACAAAATACAGTGCTTAAAGCATCTAAAGAAAATCGTATTGGAGAGGGTGCAAAAGAAAAAGAATTTGAACCTCCATGGGAAATG GAACAGAGACCTCAACAGTCGTCCCATCAACAAATGATACACACTcctttacataaaaatttttctGGATTTAATAATAGTAGACCCAGAGATAGATTCCCTAGAAATAAAGGGGCTTTAATGAAAAGAGATGTTAGCTATCAAATGGATGATGATAGGCCTAGACGTAAAAGACGTAGATTTGATCAGAGTGATGAAAAAGAACAACCCATGTTGAGAAATAATCAAAAT ggCTTATTtaatagaagaaaaaataatgagACACCAATGGAACCTATTGAGACTGGTAATGATGAAGAAATGTCATATGTAAGAGGAACCAATAGTCCTGACATATCCAATTTTGAGTCATTTCCACAAGAATTTG aaaatgaaGAAGAATTTCGTCCTTTGAACAACTTTGGCCGCAGAGGTAGAGGAAGACGAGGCGGTGGTGGCAACGATATGGATAGACGCAATAGAGGTATGCCTATGAAAAGACGAATGATTGCAGGTTCAGGCATGAAAAATAAACGATCTGAAGATGAAGAAAAAGTTTGTCAATATTTTCTTCAAGGAAAATGTCTTAAG gaaaataattgtacttattcTCATCAACAACCAAATGGTCGCAAAATGGAACTgtgcaaattttatttaatggattgTTGTAGTAAAGAGGATAGGTGTACATTTATGCATAGCGAGTTTCcttgtaaatattatcatactggTATGAAATGCTATTCAGGTGTAAATTGTCGGTTTAGCCATGCCAAACTTGATGAagaacaaagaaaaaaattattgaag tctttTGGAAAATTACGTTACGATCCACCAGagtatgaaaatgaaaatgaagattttaag AACAATTTTGAAGAAGAACCAAAACCACCACCAGttacagaaattaattttatatctaaaaatgatAAGAGCAAAATTCCATCATTATTGGAAATGCAAATACCTGTACCTCCTGAATTAAAAAGCACTGACAAAAACACAGATGAAgatttag aggctaataataataacaataacagtaGTACACCAATGCCATCACCTTCTCGAGACGAGCCTATGGTTGATGACACTTT TGAAATTAATGATGTTGAACCAGTATCAAATATGCTTCAAAATAATCGTCCAATATATAAACCTAggaaatatcaaaaacataaagATAATAAAGAACGACAAAAACATGAAAAGGAAATGAAGAAGAAACAAAGAGAAGAAAGACATGAAGAAAAAAGAATAGAAAAAAACCGACAACGTAAAGAAGACTTATCGATACAGACCAATGATCATCCTTTATTAGATGATCTAAGCGATGATGATGAATTTAATg atCTTGTTATTGATGAAGAAAAATTCCAAAGTGATGTAGTAAAAGATCAATTGTTACCAAAAAAACAGAAAGAACTTTTAAAACGAATTCAAGTCCatcaaaaatat tataatgaAACAGATATGAGTGAAGATCGCTATAGTCAAGAGGAACATTATTCGAGTGATGTTTCAGAAAATTCAGTTTCTActcctattaataataaattaaataatttacaaaatgaagAAAAAGAACAGTCACCAACAAATTCTCTATCAAAGTCAAACTCATCAAAAGTTGAACAA gtTAATCttgataaaattactataagtgATGATATGGCTAAACTCCTGAATACCATAAAAGCATGCGTAGATAAATCAACAATAGACCAACCTTCTCCATTTCATTTACCAGCATTGGAACAACCATATAATTTTGAAGAAACTATTCAAGAAAA aaaaaatataattgaagaaTCTCCTGCTAGCCCTACTGCTAATGATAGTTGTGCTGTGGAATTAGGAAAATCAGATGTAGATCTAAGACAACTGCCATTCCAATTCCCAGTAGCAGCAGCTACAGAGATAGACGCTTCTCTTGATAGTCATCCGCCAATGAAATATCATATGTCTCCAGCCCAAGTTTCTGTACCTGACTATTCTAAAATTCCACCTacg atggGAATTGACGATCCACGACTTAGACGTAGCATAACAGCAGCAAGGGATCCAATGTTTATTCAAAATGCCCCTTCTGCTGTTAGTGCGGTTACTGTTAGACCAGCAGCAGTGACCCAAAAAAGTGCTCCTCGTGATCCTAGAAAACCACAACAAGATGTTAACACTTGTGCATCAGCTATTCGTGCTCCACTTCTACCAACACCTAACCCACTACAACCACGCCCTATGGATAGTGATATGAGGCATATGCCACCACCTATAATGTGTCCACAAATGATGGCAGTACCAAATGATCCACGCAGGAAACCAATGGTTCCTGGAGATCCTAGGCAAAGACATCGTTTTGACGTAGaccaaagaataaataatataaattatttttaa
- the LOC132929563 gene encoding uncharacterized protein LOC132929563 isoform X1: MEKVLHDNGNSCENEVDEDLEDGEIFDEEDDTEMGESIEQNTVLKASKENRIGEGAKEKEFEPPWEMEQRPQQSSHQQMIHTPLHKNFSGFNNSRPRDRFPRNKGALMKRDVSYQMDDDRPRRKRRRFDQSDEKEQPMLRNNQNGLFNRRKNNETPMEPIETGNDEEMSYVRGTNSPDISNFESFPQEFENEEEFRPLNNFGRRGRGRRGGGGNDMDRRNRGMPMKRRMIAGSGMKNKRSEDEEKVCQYFLQGKCLKENNCTYSHQQPNGRKMELCKFYLMDCCSKEDRCTFMHSEFPCKYYHTGMKCYSGVNCRFSHAKLDEEQRKKLLKSFGKLRYDPPEYENENEDFKNNFEEEPKPPPVTEINFISKNDKSKIPSLLEMQIPVPPELKSTDKNTDEDLEANNNNNNSSTPMPSPSRDEPMVDDTFEINDVEPVSNMLQNNRPIYKPRKYQKHKDNKERQKHEKEMKKKQREERHEEKRIEKNRQRKEDLSIQTNDHPLLDDLSDDDEFNDLVIDEEKFQSDVVKDQLLPKKQKELLKRIQVHQKYYNETDMSEDRYSQEEHYSSDVSENSVSTPINNKLNNLQNEEKEQSPTNSLSKSNSSKVEQVNLDKITISDDMAKLLNTIKACVDKSTIDQPSPFHLPALEQPYNFEETIQEKKNIIEESPASPTANDSCAVELGKSDVDLRQLPFQFPVAAATEIDASLDSHPPMKYHMSPAQVSVPDYSKIPPTMGIDDPRLRRSITAARDPMFIQNAPSAVSAVTVRPAAVTQKSAPRDPRKPQQDVNTCASAIRAPLLPTPNPLQPRPMDSDMRHMPPPIMCPQMMAVPNDPRRKPMVPGDPRQRHRFDVDQRINNINYF, from the exons ATGGAAAAAGTTTTGCATGA taatggtAATAGTTGCGAAAATGAGGTTGATGAAGACCTTGAGGATGGAGAGATTTTTGATGAAGAAGATGATACTGAAATGGGTGAATCAATTGAACAAAATACAGTGCTTAAAGCATCTAAAGAAAATCGTATTGGAGAGGGTGCAAAAGAAAAAGAATTTGAACCTCCATGGGAAATG GAACAGAGACCTCAACAGTCGTCCCATCAACAAATGATACACACTcctttacataaaaatttttctGGATTTAATAATAGTAGACCCAGAGATAGATTCCCTAGAAATAAAGGGGCTTTAATGAAAAGAGATGTTAGCTATCAAATGGATGATGATAGGCCTAGACGTAAAAGACGTAGATTTGATCAGAGTGATGAAAAAGAACAACCCATGTTGAGAAATAATCAAAAT ggCTTATTtaatagaagaaaaaataatgagACACCAATGGAACCTATTGAGACTGGTAATGATGAAGAAATGTCATATGTAAGAGGAACCAATAGTCCTGACATATCCAATTTTGAGTCATTTCCACAAGAATTTG aaaatgaaGAAGAATTTCGTCCTTTGAACAACTTTGGCCGCAGAGGTAGAGGAAGACGAGGCGGTGGTGGCAACGATATGGATAGACGCAATAGAGGTATGCCTATGAAAAGACGAATGATTGCAGGTTCAGGCATGAAAAATAAACGATCTGAAGATGAAGAAAAAGTTTGTCAATATTTTCTTCAAGGAAAATGTCTTAAG gaaaataattgtacttattcTCATCAACAACCAAATGGTCGCAAAATGGAACTgtgcaaattttatttaatggattgTTGTAGTAAAGAGGATAGGTGTACATTTATGCATAGCGAGTTTCcttgtaaatattatcatactggTATGAAATGCTATTCAGGTGTAAATTGTCGGTTTAGCCATGCCAAACTTGATGAagaacaaagaaaaaaattattgaag tctttTGGAAAATTACGTTACGATCCACCAGagtatgaaaatgaaaatgaagattttaag AACAATTTTGAAGAAGAACCAAAACCACCACCAGttacagaaattaattttatatctaaaaatgatAAGAGCAAAATTCCATCATTATTGGAAATGCAAATACCTGTACCTCCTGAATTAAAAAGCACTGACAAAAACACAGATGAAgatttag aggctaataataataacaataacagtaGTACACCAATGCCATCACCTTCTCGAGACGAGCCTATGGTTGATGACACTTT TGAAATTAATGATGTTGAACCAGTATCAAATATGCTTCAAAATAATCGTCCAATATATAAACCTAggaaatatcaaaaacataaagATAATAAAGAACGACAAAAACATGAAAAGGAAATGAAGAAGAAACAAAGAGAAGAAAGACATGAAGAAAAAAGAATAGAAAAAAACCGACAACGTAAAGAAGACTTATCGATACAGACCAATGATCATCCTTTATTAGATGATCTAAGCGATGATGATGAATTTAATg atCTTGTTATTGATGAAGAAAAATTCCAAAGTGATGTAGTAAAAGATCAATTGTTACCAAAAAAACAGAAAGAACTTTTAAAACGAATTCAAGTCCatcaaaaatat tataatgaAACAGATATGAGTGAAGATCGCTATAGTCAAGAGGAACATTATTCGAGTGATGTTTCAGAAAATTCAGTTTCTActcctattaataataaattaaataatttacaaaatgaagAAAAAGAACAGTCACCAACAAATTCTCTATCAAAGTCAAACTCATCAAAAGTTGAACAA gtTAATCttgataaaattactataagtgATGATATGGCTAAACTCCTGAATACCATAAAAGCATGCGTAGATAAATCAACAATAGACCAACCTTCTCCATTTCATTTACCAGCATTGGAACAACCATATAATTTTGAAGAAACTATTCAAGAAAA aaaaaatataattgaagaaTCTCCTGCTAGCCCTACTGCTAATGATAGTTGTGCTGTGGAATTAGGAAAATCAGATGTAGATCTAAGACAACTGCCATTCCAATTCCCAGTAGCAGCAGCTACAGAGATAGACGCTTCTCTTGATAGTCATCCGCCAATGAAATATCATATGTCTCCAGCCCAAGTTTCTGTACCTGACTATTCTAAAATTCCACCTacg atggGAATTGACGATCCACGACTTAGACGTAGCATAACAGCAGCAAGGGATCCAATGTTTATTCAAAATGCCCCTTCTGCTGTTAGTGCGGTTACTGTTAGACCAGCAGCAGTGACCCAAAAAAGTGCTCCTCGTGATCCTAGAAAACCACAACAAGATGTTAACACTTGTGCATCAGCTATTCGTGCTCCACTTCTACCAACACCTAACCCACTACAACCACGCCCTATGGATAGTGATATGAGGCATATGCCACCACCTATAATGTGTCCACAAATGATGGCAGTACCAAATGATCCACGCAGGAAACCAATGGTTCCTGGAGATCCTAGGCAAAGACATCGTTTTGACGTAGaccaaagaataaataatataaattatttttaa